A section of the Kribbella sp. HUAS MG21 genome encodes:
- a CDS encoding GNAT family N-acetyltransferase: protein MTLKLETDRLLIRDWEEDDADAALEIYGSADVAPWLSPAIEKVPDAASMRFLLHAWIEAQPNFVVPAGRWAVERKSDGEVVGALLIRLLPPYEEDLEIGWQLRPSAWGHGYATEASRALMGWAFSGGEVDELFAVARPHNKRAIATAKRLGMEWVGETDKYYDLNLQVYRIRASEFTA from the coding sequence GTGACCCTGAAGCTGGAAACGGACCGGCTGCTGATCCGGGACTGGGAGGAAGACGACGCCGACGCCGCGCTGGAGATCTACGGCTCCGCCGACGTGGCGCCCTGGCTGTCACCGGCCATCGAGAAGGTTCCGGACGCCGCGAGTATGCGGTTCCTCCTGCACGCCTGGATCGAGGCACAGCCGAACTTCGTCGTACCGGCGGGACGCTGGGCGGTGGAGCGGAAGTCCGACGGCGAGGTCGTCGGCGCACTCCTGATCCGGCTGCTGCCGCCGTACGAGGAGGATCTGGAGATCGGCTGGCAGTTGCGGCCGAGCGCGTGGGGCCACGGGTACGCGACCGAGGCCAGCCGGGCGCTGATGGGATGGGCGTTCAGCGGCGGCGAGGTCGACGAGCTGTTCGCCGTCGCCCGGCCGCACAACAAGCGCGCGATCGCCACCGCCAAACGGCTCGGCATGGAGTGGGTCGGCGAGACCGACAAGTACTACGACCTCAATCTCCAGGTGTACCGGATCCGCGCGTCGGAGTTCACCGCCTGA
- the grpE gene encoding nucleotide exchange factor GrpE has translation MTDRPTGSEFGDGEPVVRDKRRIDPDTGKLREPAKTPESSDAPAAGAAPGTPGTPGAQPPRDPSDLIGPSAQEALLTEALKERTADLQRLQAEYVNYKRRVDRDREAARELVVGSVLTEMLGILDDIGRAREAGELEGAFKAVSESLERVTEKLGLVKFGEKGDPFDPRIHEALLHNYSDEVDGPTATMIMQPGYRLGERILRAARVAVSEPTEQLPADAAKADVPVESTDDEQAADKSAE, from the coding sequence GTGACGGATCGACCGACGGGCAGCGAGTTCGGCGACGGCGAGCCCGTCGTCCGGGACAAGCGCCGGATCGACCCGGACACCGGCAAGCTGCGGGAGCCCGCGAAGACCCCGGAGTCTTCCGACGCTCCCGCGGCGGGCGCCGCGCCCGGCACGCCCGGTACTCCGGGCGCCCAGCCGCCGCGGGACCCGTCCGACCTGATCGGGCCCTCCGCCCAGGAGGCGCTGCTGACCGAGGCGCTCAAGGAGCGTACGGCGGACCTGCAGCGGTTGCAGGCCGAGTACGTGAACTACAAGCGCCGGGTGGACCGGGACCGCGAGGCGGCCCGGGAGCTCGTGGTCGGCTCGGTGCTCACCGAGATGCTCGGGATCCTGGACGACATCGGCCGGGCCCGGGAAGCCGGTGAGCTGGAGGGCGCGTTCAAGGCGGTGTCCGAGTCGCTGGAGCGGGTCACCGAGAAGCTCGGCCTGGTGAAGTTCGGCGAGAAGGGCGACCCCTTCGACCCGCGGATCCACGAGGCCCTGCTGCACAACTACTCCGACGAGGTCGACGGCCCGACCGCGACGATGATCATGCAACCGGGCTACCGGCTCGGCGAGCGGATCCTCCGGGCGGCCCGGGTGGCCGTGTCGGAGCCGACCGAACAACTGCCGGCCGACGCCGCGAAGGCCGACGTACCGGTGGAGAGCACTGATGACGAACAGGCCGCGGACAAGTCTGCGGAGTAG
- a CDS encoding sensor histidine kinase translates to MKQLWRTPWPDVAVAVAGLVSLQIGAADAGAPGWPFVPLWLRLVVMLCPLLIAIRRIEPALALPGLVLGAYLTGLVGQPDWFLLAGVVLALWSLAGRCRVPTVLVVAAGSATLPLLLNQVRGRLMFAIYPDLAQAGHLVTHGWQRWQALLVVVVALAFLLIRRNSWAQAVTATQRQADLRAFLRDPEHAHQRDVLVAVATTGLVLTEIGQDLFEGNWWSAPGWMPYAVAYAGLVLVLRRAPVVPVVVLAGAALIANWQASSPILTLYSALGLALYRLVVLPAHSRSLRWTVPTAIAVLAAMPLVTWRMRYPVMALIFPSIEHRTLITDIEGILRNPEYDAIVAHRWPVSFALTLLLPVCAGVAVRLYRRNVQAAQREAELEMVAVEREAARVVLTERSHIARDLHDVVAHAVNLMVIQAETGPDLVRRGDADVLAGFQRIGDAGRGALSELDRLLSALRDADGVPDPQLAPQPGLADLPQLVTVVSGGHLPVALDVEGDPDGPPEGQQLAAYRLVQEALTNVVRHAKASAARVLVRIEETGVRVEVADDGSGFDVAAAGRSTRHGLAGMRERVRIEGGTLDIRSTPGSGTTVAAWFPVGAGR, encoded by the coding sequence GTGAAGCAGTTGTGGCGTACTCCGTGGCCGGACGTCGCGGTCGCGGTGGCCGGCCTGGTCAGCCTGCAGATCGGTGCGGCGGACGCCGGCGCGCCCGGCTGGCCGTTCGTGCCGCTGTGGCTGCGGCTCGTCGTCATGCTGTGCCCGCTGCTGATCGCGATCCGCCGGATCGAACCGGCGCTCGCGCTGCCAGGCCTGGTCCTCGGCGCCTACCTGACCGGTCTGGTCGGTCAGCCCGACTGGTTCCTGCTGGCCGGGGTCGTCCTCGCACTGTGGTCGTTGGCCGGCCGCTGCCGGGTACCGACGGTGCTCGTGGTCGCGGCGGGCTCGGCCACGCTGCCGCTGCTGCTGAACCAGGTCCGCGGCAGGCTGATGTTCGCGATCTACCCCGACCTGGCGCAGGCCGGGCACCTGGTCACGCACGGCTGGCAGCGCTGGCAGGCGCTGCTCGTGGTCGTCGTCGCGCTCGCCTTCCTGCTGATCAGACGCAACAGCTGGGCGCAGGCGGTGACCGCGACGCAGCGGCAGGCCGACCTGCGCGCGTTCCTGCGCGACCCCGAGCACGCGCACCAGCGCGACGTACTCGTGGCCGTCGCCACGACGGGCCTCGTCCTCACCGAGATCGGCCAGGACCTGTTCGAGGGCAACTGGTGGAGCGCGCCCGGCTGGATGCCGTACGCCGTCGCGTACGCCGGCCTCGTCCTCGTACTGCGTCGCGCGCCGGTCGTGCCGGTCGTCGTACTGGCCGGCGCCGCGCTGATCGCGAACTGGCAGGCTTCCTCGCCGATCCTGACCCTGTACTCCGCGCTCGGCCTCGCGCTGTACCGGCTCGTCGTACTGCCCGCCCACAGCCGCAGCCTGCGCTGGACGGTGCCGACGGCAATCGCCGTGCTGGCCGCGATGCCGCTGGTCACCTGGCGGATGCGCTACCCGGTGATGGCCCTGATCTTCCCGTCGATCGAGCACCGCACGCTGATCACGGACATCGAGGGGATCCTGCGCAACCCCGAGTACGACGCCATCGTCGCGCACCGCTGGCCGGTCAGCTTCGCGCTGACGCTGCTGCTGCCGGTGTGCGCGGGCGTCGCGGTGCGGCTCTACCGGCGGAATGTGCAGGCCGCGCAGCGGGAGGCCGAGCTCGAGATGGTCGCGGTGGAGCGGGAGGCGGCGCGGGTCGTGCTGACCGAGCGGTCGCACATCGCGCGGGACCTGCACGACGTGGTCGCGCACGCGGTCAACCTGATGGTGATCCAGGCCGAAACCGGTCCGGATCTCGTACGGCGGGGTGACGCCGACGTGCTGGCCGGATTCCAGCGGATCGGTGACGCGGGCCGCGGCGCGTTGAGCGAGCTGGACCGGTTGTTGTCCGCGCTCCGCGACGCGGACGGCGTACCGGATCCGCAGCTCGCGCCGCAGCCCGGGCTGGCGGATCTGCCACAGTTGGTCACGGTCGTGTCGGGCGGCCACCTGCCGGTCGCACTCGACGTGGAAGGCGATCCGGACGGCCCGCCTGAAGGGCAGCAGCTGGCGGCGTACCGGCTGGTGCAGGAGGCGTTGACGAACGTCGTACGGCATGCGAAGGCGTCGGCGGCGCGGGTCCTGGTGCGCATCGAGGAGACGGGGGTGCGGGTCGAGGTGGCCGACGACGGCAGCGGGTTCGACGTCGCGGCGGCCGGCCGCAGTACGCGGCACGGGCTGGCCGGGATGCGCGAACGGGTCCGGATCGAGGGCGGCACGCTCGACATCCGCAGTACGCCGGGATCCGGCACCACGGTCGCGGCCTGGTTCCCGGTCGGAGCCGGCCGGTGA
- a CDS encoding helix-turn-helix transcriptional regulator — MGIPFNQVPTWDDRTPIYVISVAAQLAGMHPQTLRQYDRLGLVVPSRASGRGRRYSAYDVAKLRYVQHLSQEEGINLAGIQRILALQSEVEDLRKRVNQLLAEVQRGVGASRRPAASRVFSAGPAGDVIAMGRQQTTTRWIRTQPLELGSR, encoded by the coding sequence ATGGGGATCCCGTTCAACCAGGTGCCGACCTGGGACGACCGCACCCCGATCTACGTGATCTCGGTGGCGGCCCAGCTGGCCGGTATGCACCCGCAGACCCTGCGTCAGTACGACCGGCTCGGCCTGGTGGTGCCGAGCCGGGCGTCCGGCCGCGGCCGGCGCTATTCGGCGTACGACGTGGCCAAGCTGAGGTACGTGCAGCACCTCAGCCAGGAAGAGGGCATCAACCTGGCGGGAATTCAGCGCATTCTCGCGCTACAGTCCGAAGTAGAGGACCTGCGCAAGCGGGTCAACCAGCTACTGGCAGAGGTCCAGCGCGGTGTCGGCGCTTCCCGGCGTCCCGCCGCCAGCCGGGTGTTCTCCGCCGGTCCCGCGGGTGACGTGATCGCCATGGGCCGGCAGCAGACCACCACCCGGTGGATTCGCACCCAGCCTCTGGAGCTCGGCTCACGCTGA
- a CDS encoding response regulator transcription factor: MTGRRPIKVMVVDDQDLVRDGIAMILDGQPDIEVVAQATDGADAVRQAAAILDLAVVLMDVRMPVMDGIEATRRLAGGPRVVILTTFDLDEYVYDALRAGASGFLLKRSSRDELINAVRVIAAGDALLAPPVTRRLIDRFAETQVDPDVVARLDDLTAREREILVLIAKGNSNAEIAAGLHLTEHTVKTHVSRMLAKTGARDRVQAVILAYNAGLVTAGRG, encoded by the coding sequence GTGACCGGCCGGCGGCCGATCAAGGTGATGGTCGTCGACGACCAGGACCTGGTCCGGGACGGGATCGCGATGATCCTCGACGGCCAGCCCGACATCGAGGTGGTGGCGCAGGCGACCGACGGCGCGGACGCGGTCCGGCAGGCGGCCGCGATCCTGGACCTGGCCGTGGTGCTGATGGACGTCCGGATGCCCGTGATGGACGGGATCGAGGCGACCCGGCGGCTGGCCGGCGGGCCGCGGGTGGTGATCCTGACCACCTTCGACCTCGACGAGTACGTGTACGACGCGCTCCGGGCCGGAGCCAGCGGGTTCCTGCTGAAGCGGTCCTCGCGGGACGAGCTGATCAACGCCGTCCGGGTGATCGCGGCCGGTGACGCGCTGCTGGCGCCGCCGGTGACGCGGCGGCTGATCGACCGGTTCGCCGAGACCCAGGTGGACCCCGACGTGGTCGCCCGGCTCGACGACCTGACCGCGCGGGAGCGGGAGATCCTGGTGCTGATCGCCAAGGGCAACTCGAACGCCGAGATCGCCGCCGGGCTGCACCTGACCGAGCACACGGTGAAGACGCACGTCAGCCGGATGCTCGCCAAGACCGGCGCCCGGGACCGCGTCCAGGCCGTGATCCTCGCCTACAACGCCGGGCTGGTGACCGCCGGTCGCGGTTGA
- the dnaJ gene encoding molecular chaperone DnaJ, with amino-acid sequence MSTKDWIEKDFYKVLGVSKTADADEIKKAYRKLARQYHPDSNAGDTKAEAKFKEVSEAYDVVGDPKKRKEYDEARRLFGSGGFRMPGGGGQGGFDFNVGDLFNRGGGTGAGGGLGDILGGMFGGGGRTSTTTTARPRRGQDIETEATIEFAEAVNGVTVGLRMTSDAPCPTCRGTGAKYGTVPKVCLKCEGTGMQTSVQGGVFAMTEPCTECKGRGLVVDQPCETCHGSGRGQSSKTMQVRIPAGVQDGQRIRLKGKGAAGERGGPAGDLYVTVHVKPHRIFGRQGEHLTLNVPVSFTEAALGAEIKVPTLDGLPVTVRIPAGTANGSKLRVRGKGSVRRDGTKGDLLLTLEVQVPHELTDEQKAKLEEFSSASDQPDLRAGLFGSP; translated from the coding sequence ATGAGCACGAAGGACTGGATCGAGAAGGACTTCTACAAGGTTCTCGGCGTCTCCAAGACCGCCGATGCCGACGAGATCAAGAAGGCCTACCGGAAGCTGGCGCGGCAGTACCACCCGGACTCCAACGCCGGCGACACCAAGGCGGAGGCGAAGTTCAAGGAGGTCTCCGAGGCGTACGACGTCGTCGGCGACCCGAAGAAGCGCAAGGAGTACGACGAGGCGCGCCGGCTGTTCGGCAGCGGCGGCTTCCGGATGCCGGGCGGCGGCGGGCAGGGCGGTTTCGACTTCAACGTCGGTGACCTGTTCAACCGCGGCGGCGGCACCGGGGCCGGCGGCGGTCTCGGGGACATCCTGGGCGGCATGTTCGGCGGCGGTGGCCGTACCTCGACCACCACGACGGCCCGGCCGCGGCGCGGCCAGGACATCGAGACCGAGGCGACGATCGAGTTCGCCGAGGCCGTGAACGGTGTCACCGTCGGGCTCCGGATGACCAGCGACGCGCCGTGCCCGACGTGTCGCGGGACCGGCGCGAAGTACGGCACGGTGCCGAAGGTCTGCCTGAAGTGCGAGGGCACGGGCATGCAGACCTCGGTGCAGGGCGGCGTGTTCGCGATGACCGAGCCGTGCACCGAGTGCAAGGGCCGCGGCCTGGTCGTCGACCAGCCGTGCGAGACCTGCCACGGCTCCGGCCGCGGCCAGTCGAGCAAGACCATGCAGGTCCGCATCCCCGCGGGTGTGCAGGACGGTCAGCGGATCCGGTTGAAGGGCAAGGGTGCGGCCGGCGAACGGGGTGGCCCCGCGGGCGACCTCTACGTCACCGTGCACGTCAAGCCGCACCGGATCTTCGGCCGGCAGGGCGAGCACCTGACGCTGAACGTCCCGGTGAGCTTCACCGAGGCGGCGCTGGGTGCCGAGATCAAGGTCCCGACTCTGGACGGCCTGCCCGTCACGGTCCGGATCCCGGCCGGTACGGCGAACGGCAGCAAGCTGCGCGTCCGCGGCAAGGGTTCGGTCCGCCGGGACGGAACGAAGGGCGACCTGCTGCTCACCCTCGAGGTGCAGGTGCCGCACGAGCTGACCGACGAGCAGAAGGCGAAGCTGGAGGAGTTCAGCTCGGCGTCGGACCAGCCTGATCTGCGGGCCGGGTTGTTCGGGAGTCCGTGA
- the dnaK gene encoding molecular chaperone DnaK gives MARAVGIDLGTTNSVIAVLEGGEPTVIPNAEGARTTPSVVAFAKNGEVLVGEVAKRQATTNVDRTIRSVKRHMGEAWSVDIDGKKFTPQQISAFVLQKLKRDAEAYLGEQVTDAVITVPAYFSDAQRQATKEAGEIAGLKVHRIVNEPTAAALAYGLDKGTEQTILVFDLGGGTFDVSLLEIGDGVFEVKATSGDNHLGGDDWDARIVQWLVTQFKNKNGTDLSGDKMAMQRLTEAAEKAKIELSSAAETTIHLPYLSLTDAGPLHLEEKLSRAEFQKMTNDLLERARAPFKAVIKDAGIDVSKIDHVILVGGSTRMPAVADLVKELTGGKDPNKGVNPDEVVAVGASLQAGVLKGEVKDVLLLDVTPLSLGIETKGGVFTKIIERNTTIPTKGSEIFTTAEDNQPSVMIQVYQGEREMARDNKSLGNFELTGLPPAPRNVPQIEVTFDIDANGIVHVNAKDLATGKEQRMTVTGGSALPKDDIDKMVRDAEQYAEEDRKRREAVENRNQAESLVYQTEKFLTENEDKVPDDVKTEVKDGVAELKKALEGDDADAVKAASEKLAQSSQKMGAAMYANAQAAGSSSDEDTTAGSQDGTSNDDDVVDAEIVDEDRPQDKTEDK, from the coding sequence ATGGCCCGCGCGGTCGGTATCGATCTCGGTACGACGAACTCCGTCATCGCCGTACTGGAAGGTGGCGAGCCCACCGTCATCCCCAACGCCGAGGGAGCGCGCACGACGCCCTCGGTGGTGGCCTTCGCCAAGAACGGCGAGGTCCTGGTCGGCGAGGTGGCGAAGCGCCAGGCCACCACGAACGTCGACCGCACCATCCGCTCGGTCAAGCGCCACATGGGCGAGGCCTGGAGCGTGGACATCGACGGCAAGAAGTTCACCCCGCAGCAGATCAGCGCGTTCGTGCTGCAGAAGCTGAAGCGGGACGCCGAGGCGTACCTCGGGGAGCAGGTCACCGACGCGGTTATCACCGTGCCGGCGTACTTCTCCGACGCGCAGCGCCAGGCGACCAAGGAGGCCGGCGAGATCGCGGGCCTGAAGGTGCACCGGATCGTCAACGAGCCGACCGCGGCCGCGCTCGCCTACGGCCTGGACAAGGGCACCGAGCAGACCATCCTGGTCTTCGACCTCGGCGGCGGCACCTTCGACGTCTCGCTGCTGGAGATCGGCGACGGCGTCTTCGAGGTGAAGGCGACCAGCGGTGACAACCACCTCGGTGGCGACGACTGGGACGCGCGGATCGTGCAGTGGCTGGTCACCCAGTTCAAGAACAAGAACGGCACCGACCTGTCCGGCGACAAGATGGCCATGCAGCGCCTCACCGAGGCCGCCGAGAAGGCCAAGATCGAGCTGTCCAGCGCGGCCGAGACCACCATCCACCTGCCGTACCTGAGCCTCACCGACGCCGGCCCGCTGCACCTGGAGGAGAAGCTCTCCCGGGCCGAGTTCCAGAAGATGACCAACGACCTGCTGGAGCGCGCCCGCGCCCCGTTCAAGGCCGTCATCAAGGACGCCGGCATCGACGTGTCGAAGATCGACCACGTGATCCTGGTCGGCGGCTCGACCCGGATGCCCGCGGTGGCCGACCTGGTCAAGGAGCTGACCGGCGGCAAGGACCCGAACAAGGGCGTGAACCCGGACGAGGTCGTCGCGGTCGGCGCCTCCCTGCAGGCCGGTGTGCTGAAGGGTGAGGTCAAGGACGTCCTGCTGCTCGACGTGACCCCGCTGAGCCTCGGCATCGAGACCAAGGGCGGCGTGTTCACCAAGATCATCGAGCGCAACACCACGATCCCGACCAAGGGCTCGGAGATCTTCACCACGGCCGAGGACAACCAGCCGTCGGTGATGATCCAGGTCTACCAGGGCGAGCGCGAGATGGCCCGCGACAACAAGTCGCTCGGCAACTTCGAGCTGACCGGCCTGCCGCCGGCGCCGCGGAACGTGCCGCAGATCGAGGTCACCTTCGACATCGACGCGAACGGCATCGTGCACGTGAACGCCAAGGACCTGGCCACCGGCAAGGAGCAGCGGATGACCGTCACCGGCGGTTCCGCGCTGCCGAAGGACGACATCGACAAGATGGTCCGCGACGCCGAGCAGTACGCCGAGGAGGACCGCAAGCGCCGCGAGGCCGTCGAGAACCGCAACCAGGCGGAGAGCCTCGTCTACCAGACCGAGAAGTTCCTGACCGAGAACGAGGACAAGGTCCCCGACGACGTCAAGACCGAGGTCAAGGACGGCGTGGCCGAGCTGAAGAAGGCGCTCGAGGGTGACGACGCCGACGCGGTCAAGGCCGCCTCGGAGAAGCTCGCCCAGTCCAGCCAGAAGATGGGCGCGGCGATGTACGCGAACGCCCAGGCCGCGGGCTCCTCGTCCGACGAGGACACCACCGCCGGCAGCCAGGACGGCACGAGCAACGACGACGACGTGGTCGACGCCGAGATCGTGGACGAGGATCGGCCGCAGGACAAGACGGAGGACAAGTGA
- a CDS encoding glycosyltransferase 87 family protein encodes MTIDGVSERVRRRTPTAILVLAATMLPVACLLVWHPWNADMGDLRVYHAAARALTDGRDIYDIPGLGLGFTYPPFAALVFAPFAVGAGFARVLITLASAAALLVIGWTTARALRWGSVAALGIAFAALVFEPVWSSFGLGQINLVLLALLMLDLVGPMPRRFRGVLIGVATGIKLTPGIFIVFLLITRRFREAAVAAGTTVATMLLAYAVMPKATTDFWTKYVFDPSRPGPAHYISNQSLRGAIARVTGNSATTVPLWLLAASIVGVAGLLVARRLHDRGLPFEAVVVTALTGLLVSPISWTGHWVWAVPATALVWARCSVLLSWRTAGAAAMTFVFVTGLPWWLPFAHDQEFGYNAVQTVVANAYLLCAVLIIAQAVNSDARIRYTWRLRS; translated from the coding sequence ATGACGATCGACGGAGTTTCGGAACGTGTCCGGCGGCGGACGCCGACGGCGATTCTGGTGCTGGCGGCAACGATGTTGCCGGTGGCCTGCCTGCTGGTCTGGCATCCCTGGAACGCCGACATGGGCGACCTCAGGGTGTACCACGCGGCAGCCCGCGCACTCACCGACGGCCGGGACATCTACGACATTCCCGGGCTCGGGCTCGGCTTCACGTATCCGCCGTTCGCCGCGCTGGTGTTCGCGCCGTTCGCGGTCGGGGCGGGATTCGCCCGGGTCCTGATCACGCTGGCGTCCGCGGCCGCGTTGCTGGTCATCGGCTGGACGACGGCGCGGGCGCTGCGGTGGGGATCGGTCGCGGCGCTCGGGATCGCCTTCGCCGCGTTGGTCTTCGAGCCGGTGTGGTCGAGCTTCGGGCTCGGCCAGATCAACCTGGTGCTGCTCGCCCTGCTGATGCTGGATCTGGTCGGTCCGATGCCGCGCCGGTTCCGCGGCGTCCTGATCGGCGTTGCCACCGGCATCAAGCTGACGCCGGGCATCTTCATCGTGTTCCTGCTGATCACCCGGCGGTTCCGCGAGGCAGCCGTCGCCGCCGGTACGACGGTCGCCACGATGCTGCTCGCCTACGCGGTCATGCCGAAGGCGACGACCGACTTCTGGACGAAGTACGTCTTCGACCCGTCGCGGCCCGGTCCGGCGCACTACATCAGCAACCAGTCGCTGCGCGGCGCGATCGCCCGGGTGACCGGGAACTCGGCCACCACCGTTCCCCTGTGGTTGCTCGCAGCAAGCATCGTCGGCGTCGCGGGCCTGCTGGTCGCCCGTCGCCTGCACGACCGCGGCCTGCCCTTCGAGGCGGTCGTCGTCACCGCGCTGACCGGTCTGCTGGTGTCACCGATCTCGTGGACCGGGCACTGGGTCTGGGCCGTGCCCGCGACCGCGCTCGTCTGGGCGCGGTGCTCCGTCCTGCTGTCCTGGCGTACCGCCGGGGCCGCCGCGATGACGTTCGTGTTCGTCACCGGGCTGCCCTGGTGGCTGCCGTTCGCGCACGACCAGGAGTTCGGCTACAACGCCGTACAGACCGTGGTCGCGAACGCTTACCTGCTCTGCGCGGTGCTGATCATCGCTCAGGCGGTGAACTCCGACGCGCGGATCCGGTACACCTGGAGATTGAGGTCGTAG